A window of the Lactuca sativa cultivar Salinas chromosome 5, Lsat_Salinas_v11, whole genome shotgun sequence genome harbors these coding sequences:
- the LOC111897227 gene encoding 1-aminocyclopropane-1-carboxylate oxidase homolog 1, which produces MDIFSNEDTEKYDRADALKVFDETKAGVKGLVDAGVTKIPRIFIRPHDELVEELNSSKVSLQIPIIDLTGSEKGDRRKEIVEQIRVASETWGFFQVINHEIPRSLLDETIDCIRMFHEQESEIKMKFYSRDRMNNVRFDSNLDLYQSRAANWRDTLTLSMFILDDLNPDEVPSICRETMLEYIKHVTKFGGTLLELLSEALGLRPNHLQDLECCHGRTFVCHYYPPCPEPELTLGSSKHTDPSFLTLLLQDNIGGLQVRHHDQWTDVPPLAGGFVVNIGDFLQIVSNDKFKSVDHRVLANHNGPRISMACFFTGVAVPPKIYGPIKELTLQSDGSTPVYQDFLVSEYMNKFFTKPIDKSGLDYFKL; this is translated from the exons ATGGACATCTTCAGCAATGAAGACACTGAAAAATACGATCGAGCTGATGCACTGAAGGTCTTCGATGAAACGAAAGCAGGTGTAAAAGGATTAGTTGACGCAGGAGTTACGAAAATCCCCAGAATTTTCATCCGACCACATGATGAACTAGTTGAAGAGTTGAATAGCAGCAAGGTAAGCTTACAAATTCCTATTATCGATTTAACAGGCAGTGAAAAAGGTGATCGACGAAAGGAGATCGTTGAACAAATTCGAGTGGCTTCAGAAACATGGGGCTTCTTCCAAGTGATTAATCATGAAATCCCTAGAAGTTTGTTGGATGAAACGATCGATTGTATTCGGATGTTTCATGAACAAGAGAGTGAAATCAAGATGAAGTTTTATTCACGAGATCGAATGAACAACGTGAGATTTGATAGTAATCTTGACCTGTATCAATCTCGAGCTGCTAATTGGAGGGATACGTTGACTTTGTCGATGTTTATTTTAGATGATCTTAATCCCGATGAAGTTCCTTCAATTTGCAG AGAAACAATGCTTGAATACATAAAACACGTGACAAAATTTGGTGGTACTCTATTAGAGCTATTATCAGAAGCCCTCGGACTCCGGCCCAACCACCTCCAAGATTTGGAGTGTTGTCATGGCCGCACTTTCGTATGCCACTACTATCCGCCATGCCCAGAACCGGAGCTAACCCTCGGATCTAGCAAACACACCGATCCCTCGTTTCTcactcttctccttcaagataaTATTGGCGGCCTTCAAGTCCGCCACCATGACCAATGGACTGACGTTCCACCCCTTGCCGGAGGTTTCGTGGTCAATATCGGTGACTTTCTACAG ATTGTATCGAACGACAAGTTTAAAAGTGTTGATCATAGAGTGTTGGCTAACCACAATGGTCCACGGATTTCCATGGCATGTTTTTTCACCGGTGTTGCTGTTCCTCCGAAGATTTATGGACCAATCAAGGAGTTAACCTTACAATCTGATGGAAGTACACCTGTATATCAAGATTTCTTGGTAAGTGAGTACATGAACAAATTTTTTACAAAACCTATTGACAAATCCGGCCTTGACTACTTCAAGTTATGA